One window of the Desulfovibrio sp. genome contains the following:
- a CDS encoding fumarate hydratase gives MKEINVEDIACAVADLAVRACCRLPQDMVDGMRKAHEAEPSPVGKNILEQLLENAAIAANDSIPICQDTGLAVIFADVGQDVRIVGGAFEDAVNEGVRRGYVDGYLRKSCVAEPLFERKNTRDNTPAVIHTRLVPGDSLRLRLAPKGAGSENKSVVKMLVPADGIEGVRKVVLDAVLAAGPNSCPPMVVGVGLGGTMEMAAICAKRAAARDLESHNHDPRYAAFEEELLELINKTGIGPQGLGGLTTALKVHVEWAPTHIASLPVAVNINCHAARHAEVTL, from the coding sequence ATGAAGGAAATCAATGTTGAGGACATAGCCTGCGCGGTTGCCGATTTGGCCGTGCGCGCCTGTTGCCGCCTGCCGCAGGACATGGTGGACGGCATGCGCAAGGCGCATGAGGCCGAACCCTCGCCCGTGGGCAAAAACATTCTTGAGCAGCTGCTCGAAAACGCAGCCATTGCCGCCAACGACAGCATCCCCATCTGTCAGGATACCGGTCTTGCCGTCATTTTTGCCGATGTGGGTCAGGACGTGCGCATTGTGGGCGGAGCCTTTGAAGACGCCGTTAACGAAGGCGTGCGCCGCGGTTATGTGGATGGCTACCTGCGCAAATCGTGCGTGGCCGAGCCGCTTTTTGAACGCAAAAACACGCGCGACAACACACCCGCCGTCATCCACACCCGCCTTGTGCCGGGCGATTCACTGCGGTTGCGGCTGGCCCCCAAGGGAGCTGGTTCTGAAAACAAGAGCGTGGTCAAAATGCTGGTGCCCGCCGACGGCATTGAAGGCGTGCGCAAGGTTGTGCTGGATGCCGTGCTGGCCGCTGGCCCCAATTCCTGCCCGCCCATGGTCGTCGGCGTTGGCCTTGGCGGAACCATGGAAATGGCCGCCATCTGCGCCAAGCGTGCCGCCGCGCGCGACCTTGAAAGCCATAATCATGACCCGCGCTACGCTGCCTTTGAAGAAGAACTGCTTGAGCTGATCAACAAGACCGGCATCGGCCCCCAGGGCCTTGGCGGGCTGACTACGGCGCTCAAGGTGCATGTGGAATGGGCCCCCACCCACATTGCCTCGCTGCCTGTGGCCGTGAACATCAACTGCCACGCGGCGCGTCACGCCGAAGTTACGCTGTAG
- a CDS encoding Fe-S-containing hydro-lyase — protein sequence MSETQMKKIRAPFDEATARSLRAGDRVLISGTILAARDAAHKRLVETLDRGEPLPVDLNGAVVYYVGPSPAKPGEVIGAAGPTTSGRMDAYTPRLLDQGLKGMIGKGYRKPEVVEAMKKHGVPYLAAVGGAGALIARSIKKYTVLTYEDLGPEAVAAMEVEDFPAIVVIDSTGDNYYETGQAPYRRS from the coding sequence ATGTCTGAAACCCAGATGAAAAAAATCCGCGCTCCTTTTGACGAAGCCACCGCGCGATCGCTGCGCGCTGGCGACAGAGTGCTTATTTCGGGCACCATTCTTGCCGCGCGCGATGCGGCCCACAAACGCCTTGTGGAAACCCTGGACAGGGGCGAACCCCTGCCCGTGGATCTGAATGGCGCAGTTGTGTACTACGTTGGCCCCAGCCCTGCCAAACCTGGTGAAGTGATCGGTGCAGCTGGCCCCACCACGTCTGGCCGCATGGATGCCTACACCCCCCGCCTGCTTGACCAGGGCCTCAAGGGAATGATTGGCAAGGGCTACCGCAAGCCAGAGGTGGTTGAAGCCATGAAGAAACACGGCGTGCCCTACCTTGCCGCCGTGGGTGGTGCGGGGGCGCTCATTGCCCGCAGCATCAAGAAATATACGGTGCTGACCTACGAAGACCTTGGGCCGGAAGCCGTGGCCGCCATGGAAGTGGAAGATTTTCCTGCCATTGTGGTCATCGACAGCACTGGCGACAACTACTACGAAACCGGGCAGGCGCCGTACAGACGATCCTGA